A part of Tardiphaga sp. vice304 genomic DNA contains:
- a CDS encoding Zn-dependent hydrolase, which produces MTKLGDNLKIDSARLWDTIGETAKFGATAKGGVRRLTLSAEDKQVRDWFRTACETAGLDVHIDALGSMFGLRKGRDMSKAPIGIGSHLDTQPTGGKFDGILGTLGALEVIRTLNDAGIETELPICIANWTNEEGSRFAPAMMGSAAYVGDFTTDDILSRKDIAGVSVGEALDQIGYRGDVPVGTQKFSGFVELHIEQGPILEAEGKTIGVVDSGQGVLWFDGKITGFESHAGSTPMPLRRDALATLSEIVLATERVVSNIGALGTIGEAVIANASRNVIPGEIAFTMDLRSVDDGKLEAIERGVRDAIKEIAAHRKVEVTFDKVWHKPPTHFNKDYIAAVEHAAETLGYSHRRITSGAGHDACNLNTVMPVSMVFVPCKDGISHNELESSTQDDCAAGANVLLHTVLALTGVASK; this is translated from the coding sequence ATGACCAAGCTTGGCGATAATCTCAAAATCGATTCGGCGCGGCTCTGGGACACGATTGGCGAGACGGCGAAATTCGGCGCGACCGCGAAAGGCGGCGTGCGACGGCTGACGCTGAGTGCCGAGGACAAGCAAGTCCGCGACTGGTTTCGCACCGCCTGCGAGACGGCCGGGCTCGACGTGCATATCGATGCGCTGGGCTCGATGTTCGGCCTGCGTAAGGGACGCGACATGTCGAAGGCGCCGATCGGGATCGGCTCGCATCTCGACACCCAGCCGACCGGCGGCAAGTTCGACGGCATTCTCGGCACGCTGGGCGCGCTCGAAGTGATCCGCACGTTGAACGATGCCGGCATCGAGACCGAGCTGCCGATCTGCATCGCCAACTGGACCAATGAAGAAGGCTCGCGCTTTGCACCGGCGATGATGGGCTCGGCGGCCTATGTCGGCGACTTCACCACCGATGACATCCTTTCCCGCAAGGACATCGCCGGCGTCAGCGTCGGCGAGGCGCTGGACCAGATCGGCTACCGCGGCGACGTGCCCGTCGGCACGCAGAAATTCTCCGGCTTCGTCGAACTGCATATCGAGCAGGGCCCTATCCTGGAGGCCGAAGGCAAGACCATCGGCGTGGTCGATTCCGGCCAGGGCGTGCTGTGGTTCGACGGCAAGATCACCGGCTTCGAAAGCCATGCTGGCTCGACCCCGATGCCGCTGCGCCGCGACGCGCTGGCGACCTTGTCCGAGATCGTGCTGGCGACCGAACGGGTGGTCAGCAATATCGGCGCGCTGGGCACCATCGGCGAGGCGGTGATCGCCAACGCGTCGCGCAATGTGATCCCCGGCGAGATCGCCTTCACGATGGACCTGCGCAGCGTCGATGACGGCAAGCTGGAAGCCATCGAGCGTGGCGTGCGCGACGCCATCAAGGAGATCGCCGCGCATCGCAAGGTCGAGGTGACCTTCGACAAGGTCTGGCACAAGCCGCCGACGCATTTCAACAAGGACTACATCGCCGCGGTCGAGCACGCCGCCGAGACGCTGGGCTATTCGCATCGCCGCATCACCTCCGGCGCGGGACACGATGCCTGCAACCTCAACACGGTGATGCCGGTATCGATGGTATTCGTGCCGTGCAAGGACGGCATCAGCCACAACGAGCTGGAATCCTCCACCCAGGACGACTGCGCGGCGGGCGCCAACGTGCTGCTGCACACGGTATTGGCGCTGACCGGCGTCGCGTCGAAGTAA
- a CDS encoding NAD(P)-dependent oxidoreductase yields the protein MRAVFVDASEELALIMERLKESGDIAVKIHRDADITPAELPQVLDGAEIAIVDHTYLPTEIAKQCPKLKHVVFLGTGARSYMHIEELAGLGIEVHLIRGYGDTAVAECAIALMWAGARGLAEMDREMRAGNWLRDEGMELTGKTIGLLGFGGIAAEAARIAHGSGMKVLAWNRTPKTHPGVTFVDLDTLLGQSHVLSIHLLLNDDTRGFLSRERIAQMRPGAILVNTARGAVVDEAAMVDALRSGHLRHAGLDVFDIEPLPAGHVLTTLPNVTLSAHSAFRTPEASDNLIAAAWAHCRRIAG from the coding sequence ATGCGCGCCGTATTCGTCGATGCCAGCGAAGAGCTGGCGCTCATCATGGAACGCCTGAAAGAGAGCGGCGACATCGCGGTGAAGATCCATCGCGATGCCGACATCACGCCGGCGGAGCTGCCGCAAGTGCTCGACGGCGCCGAGATCGCCATCGTCGACCACACCTATCTGCCGACCGAGATTGCAAAGCAGTGCCCTAAACTCAAGCACGTCGTGTTTCTCGGTACCGGCGCGCGCAGCTACATGCATATCGAGGAGCTCGCCGGGCTCGGCATCGAGGTGCACCTGATCCGCGGCTATGGCGACACCGCGGTGGCCGAATGCGCCATCGCGCTGATGTGGGCGGGTGCGCGGGGCCTCGCCGAAATGGACCGCGAGATGCGCGCCGGCAACTGGCTGCGCGACGAGGGCATGGAGCTGACCGGCAAGACCATCGGCCTGCTCGGCTTCGGCGGCATTGCCGCAGAGGCCGCCCGCATCGCGCATGGATCGGGCATGAAGGTACTGGCCTGGAACAGGACGCCAAAGACCCATCCCGGGGTCACCTTCGTCGACCTCGACACGCTGCTTGGACAGAGCCACGTGCTCTCGATCCATCTGCTGCTCAACGATGACACCCGCGGCTTCCTGTCCCGCGAACGCATCGCGCAGATGAGACCGGGCGCGATCCTGGTTAACACCGCGCGGGGCGCGGTGGTGGACGAAGCCGCGATGGTCGATGCGCTCAGATCCGGCCATCTGCGCCATGCCGGCCTCGACGTGTTCGACATCGAACCGCTGCCGGCGGGCCATGTGCTGACGACGCTGCCGAACGTGACGCTGTCGGCGCATTCCGCCTTCCGCACGCCGGAAGCCAGCGACAATCTGATCGCCGCGGCGTGGGCGCATTGCCGACGGATTGCGGGGTAA